The window CTTATACTTTAAGGCACTTGAACATTGATATTTTATCAGTTTATGTACTTGGAAGATTCTTTATATCGATTTCCTCTCAATTGggtattaatttttatattgaattaaATATAGATTGGTTATTGTtgatgaagatgataaaatattgggcatgatgggtttaccttaatgggcctgacggattgggtctcttgggcctgcgtaagtatggtcccagctttgaaggcccatcactgcTGACGCAGCGagggcccatgatccggaaatgggaatccttgctcaccacgtttggaagaattgggaatagagtcccacattgaaaagatgtggaaaccaaaaagggaaagtcaaccccttatcactataaaaaggcgtaatacccacagaaaccgaggtatgcttttatgaaccctctctaacgcactaagtaaaacaaaggaattctaacttgaccgtcggagagccttcggccggcaccacaccggtgcttctctgaaggattcttttgtttgtttcgtcgtgcaggttcgattcgagtcgcgagtacggtgtgacccattggtgacggttttcgacgtcatcagttggcgccgtctgtgggaagaacgaCCGGGTACGGTAACATTTCCTAGATAaaggagttacatggtactcacgcgctcgatggcaaccacaaatgacgtccaagaagaagctcctacgactgcccttgagagacaggtcaagacgctcgccgcagccgtggagcgcctcaccaaacaaaaccacgacctgatGGAAcagctgaatcaaaagagtgcagccgtgaatagccaaggagaagatcaagaagggaacagtgaggaaaggagaaataatgacggaccacaggagagtaacgccccgagcaaacaagtgcgacgggacgctagcatccccTCAGTGACGGacacagctccacaacccatcatcgcagagatgcaggcgatgaaggaacagatggaagtcctgatgaacgctctcaaggggcgagtgtccagcgatcttgacgaccttgtcaaccggactgactcgccatttacggcgtccgtcaactccttccccctgccgagtaagttccgcatgccgagcatggacagttatgacggagtcaaggaccccctcgatcacctagagaccttcaagaccctgatgcaccttcagggagtggcggacgcaattatgtgtagggcattccctacaaccctgaagggcgcggcaaggatttggttcagccggctgacaccaaactccatcggcaccttcagggagctgagcgctcagttcactacgcacttcatcggaggacatcggtataagaagtccacggcttgtttaatgaatatcaagcagagagaggaggagacgttacgggcctacatatcacgcttcaataaagaagcgctcacgatcgacgaagccgacgacaagatattggtggcagcattcacgaacgggctgaaggggggtaagtttttgttctccctatacaaaaacgacccaaagaccatgtcagaggtgctttacagggccaccaagtacatgaacgctgaagacgcattgttagcccgagaagacagacccaagaaaagggacagacaagaggacccccgacaggaccaggggcgaaagagaggacggatgggagatcgaagggaggagagacgcccaaaaccaatgggcggaaggttcacaagtttcactccgttgaccgcctcgatagaccaagtcctaatgcagattaaggacgaaggatccttgacgtttccgggaaagctgaagagtgatcccaacaaaaggtccagagacaaatactgccgcttccaccgtgaccatggtcacgacacggccgactgctatgatttgaagcaacaaatcgaaacccttatccgacaagggaaattgaagaagttcgtcagtaaggagagaacggatcaacccccacaagaacaacacccccgccgagagaacgagcgaccaaggcccccattgggggacataaggatgataattggaggaacaggtgcggccggatcgtcaaaaaaggctcgcaaaacatatcttcggatggtacagaatgtccaatTAGCAGGcacagtgccaaagatggcaagaagggaaggccctattatcgggttctcggaagaggatgcaaggcgcctacaccatccacacgacgatgccctcgtcgtcaccttgcgggcaggcgattacaacatccaccgagtgttggtcgacaacggtagttcggccgacatcttgtattatccggcgttccaacaaatgaggattgatagggAGCTGCTGATACcaacaaacgccccgctcgttggtttcggagggagtagaatcttccctttgggcgcagtcacgttatcggtgacggtaggagattacccacaacaaatcaccaaggacgtaacattcttggtggtcgattgctcgtcagcctacaatgctattattgggcgacccacgctcaactcgtggaaggcggcaacatcaacttaccacctgatgatcaagttcccaacagagtatggggtaggagagctacgcggaagtcaaattgccgcacgagaatgctacgtagctatgatggaggtggaagaccagatccaggctTTGAACATAGAAGAGCACCGAACGACGAcagaacctacagagaagctagaggagataactcttgacggttccaatccagaccgaaccaccaggatcggaacgcttgcaaaacccgcaatccgtcaagagctcgtggctttcttgagaagcaataaggatgtgttcgcctggagccatgacgatatgccaggaatcgatccctcggtcatggtacataagttgaacgtgttgccctcgtttccacccgtccgacaaaagaagagagtattcgccccggaacgagaccaagcaatagcggaagaggtccgcaaactccaagatgcaagcttcatcagggaagtctactaccccgattggctggcgaatgtggtaatggtgaagaaaacgagtggcaaatggcggatgtgcgtggacttcaccgatcttaacaaagcatgccccaaagatagctatccccttccaagggtcgacatcctagtggactcgacggctcaacaccaattgctaagcttcatggatgctttctcgggttataaccagatccgcatgcacgaggacgaccaggagaagacttcgtttgtaaccagtcaaggtctcttctgttacaaagtaatgccattcggtctgaagaatgcaggggcaacataccagagactaatgaacaagatgttcgcacagcaaatcgggaggaacgtccaagtttatgtcgacgacatgctggtgaagagccggaaggaggaagaccatttggaagatctcaaggaaacattcggcacactccgatcctacaacatgaagctcaatccaggaaagtgcgcgtttggtgtaacggcaggaaaattcctaggattcatggtatctcaaagggggattgaagctaacccggacaaaatccgagccataatggagatggcccccccgagaaacgtgaaggaagtacagagccttaacggcaaggtagcggcattgaatagattcgtgtcgagagcgacggacaaatgtttacctttcttccgaacattgaaaaagtcattcgagtggacggacgagtgtcaacgagcattcgaggagttaaaaacctatctatcttcaccacctctactgagcccctcgcaactaggtgaagagctcttcctctatttggccgtCTCCACtgtggccgtcagcgcggccttaatcagagaggaggacagggcacagaagcccgtgtactacgccagccgggcgctccgcggtgccgaggaaagataccaacctatggagaaactcgcttttgcgttggtcacggcggctcgcaagctcaagccctactttcaagcccataccgtgaacgtaatgaccgacaagcccttgcgaagggcactaagtaatcctgaggccgcaggtcgactgacgctgtgggcaatagaattgagtgagtttgacatcaaataccgtccacgtgtggccattaaaggacaagctgtagccgacttcatagcagagtttacgcatgacgcagacaagggggcagaagaacccccccagtggaacatctacaccgacggatcatccaataagcgagttggaggagccggcataatattgctgtcacctgaaggagacgagATTGAAtctatggtccgtctcgacttccccattaccaacaacgaagcagaatacgaagcggtagcagcaggactcgacctagtcaaagccgccggagctgaaagtgtggtcgtacattgcgactctcaagtcgtgaccaatcaagtaaacggagattatgaatgcaaaggggaaaggttgaagagatatcttgatcaagtgagggctagagtcgacgggctaaaagcaatattcgtccagatccccaggggagacaatgagcccgctgatcggctagccaaagccgcttcagcagaacatatgataacaccgggtaatgtgctttcctttgttcaaatctttccgctaatagaccccgacaacatgcaggagatacgctccgaaagaaactggactacgcagataacttcatacctaaaggacgggatattgcctgaagagaaggaggcagcgagaaagttaaaagtccgagcggcaaggttcgtcttgataaaagacattctttacaagagaggtttctcccgtccttacctaagatgtctcggggttgaagaggcagactacgtgatgagggaagtacacgaaggaatatgcgggaatcattctggatcgcggtcgttggtgcacaaactgctacgagctgggtattactggccgaccatgcaaaaggatgctgagtcctacgttaaaagatgcgacaaatgccagaggttcagcaattttatcggacagccagctgTAGAGCTAACCcccataacggctccatggccgttcgctcagtggggactggacatcatgggacctttcccaacggcgataaggcagttaaagttcttggtagtgggtattgactacttcacgaaatgggtagaagcagaagccttggccaccattacagaaaagaacattagaagttttgtctggcggaacatagtatgtaggtttggtattcctagagtccttgtctcagataacgggaggcagttcgataacggccccttccgtgatttctgcacacagctaggaataaaaaaccactactcatcacccgcccatcctcaggctaacggtcaggttgaggtcacaaaccgatccctgctaaagattatcaagactcggctcgagggggcaaagggcatatggccagaagaattgccaagcatactgtgggcgtataggacaacggcgaggattccgacaggagagacaccgtttcgactgacatacgggagcgaggcagtcatcccagcagaagttgggctcacaagctacagggttcacaaccacgacgagggcaggaatgacgaatccacgaggctacagctggaccttatAGATGAGGTCAGGTCGGCTGCAGAGcagaggatcgctagataccaggatcgcatgtccaggcatttcaactcccgggtccgacaaagaagcttccaagtaggagacctcgtactcaggagggtcatgggtgcaacaagagaccctacacagggaaaactcggccccaactgggaaggaccttacagaGTTGCGTCGTGGAAAAGGAAGggaacataccacctggagacagtAGACGGAGAAAAGCTGCCGCATCCGTGGAATGCTGAgcacttgaggaaatactaccagtgatAACGACACGACAACCAGTTTTTCCTTTAAGACTTTTTGACATTATTAACTTTTCCATCaactgtttaactatttttgctacaatcttgtcgtgcctttttaagcccgggggggcaggcacttttcctttacacatttctatcaactttgattttctacttGAATGCCGTTACAATTGCCCACAAAGTAACTGAGTTCCACCAAATGTGCGGATGCGAAATAAAGTCCATAAGATGGACGGATCCTTCAAAAGGATGATCACTTGaggtccacaagatggacggataccgAATCAAATCCGCATGATGGACGGGTAAGCCTACGAGGATTATCActtccacaaagtggacggatcactaaggtgatgaaacgtaagtccacaaagtggacggatcactaaggtgatgaaacgtaagtccacaaagtggacggatcactaaggtgatgaagcataagtccacaaagtggacggatcactaaggagatgaaataagtccacaaagtggacggatcactaaggtgatgaaatataagtccacaaagtggacggatcactaaggtgatgaaatataagtccacaaagcggacggatcactaagtgatgaaataagtccacaaagtggacggatcactaaggtgatgaaatatatgtccacaaagtggacggaccactaaggtgatgaaaaatgtccacaaagtggacggatcactaagttGAACATAATTCCACacagtggacggatcaccaaggTGATTACACATAAGTCCacagtggacggatcactaaggtgaacATAATTCCACACAGTGGACGGACTATCCCACAGGGATAATAAAAGAGCATGTACGCAAGGTGGACGGACCACTAGCAACgttaatttttataagtccGTTCAAAAGTGTCATACAACACCACAGAATGAACGGATCCTCAATTGTAAGtgctcaataaaaaaaaataagtccTCAATACGGACGGACAAACAAAATATTCTCACACAAGCCCTTCCTCAGGAAAGAGGACGGACCTTTAAACAAAATACCAAGCAATTATAGAAAGGATATATGAATATTAAGCCAAAAGCCCAAAAGGTAAgtgtttaatacaattaaagaAGACGGACAGTTctgaaatgtaaataaaatgaataaaaaagagggacggattgttcacaaaataaagtacataggcatcaatctttcttttcttcagcaactgggacatccttcgacggggCGGACTCTCCGTCTCCTTGAGCAGCACCGTCGCCAAAAAGGTCCTCCGTGTTttcggaggcgacggggagggcagaagtctgggcttggtcctcaagtttgaccattgtcaagtccagctctggataagccttcttgacttgacggaggGAATCATCGAAGCCTTGGAGGAAGGAGTCCGACAGCTCGCTCAAACAGGACTCCGAGCATCGGTATTCCTCGACGGCTGCCACTTTAGCCTGACGGAGATCTTCTTTGAGTTGTTTGATCTCAGCCTCTTTATTCTCTATGACCGTCAGCGAAGTggccgtcttctcctccagctccttcctcgcctgctcagaaagctccagcttcttctccatcttggaccTCCATCTCTGAagttgtccgagctcttcctccgtctgctaCGCCTTCGCGCTCACCCGGTCCAAGGtactctcacggttgagacaccggtcaagtagtcccttcatcatgaccaaggactgcaaACAGACAAgagaccgtcacataatgtaggtaacaagaagaaagaaaaataaaaacttatttgacaaacataaccaacctgagcgacggagaagaggcccgtctcccccatggcctccgtcgaatggtttcccaggtcttcatagtcttctgccgtgatgatggacgacagcttctccaatgcatacttggagtcatcacggagaagggaaggaggtcttTCTTGCTTACCCTCTGGGGCCGTCATCAGTCCTTTACCCGTCCCCTTCTtagctggggtgacggtcttgaCACCCTCTGCCATCAAACCAACCACGGGCTCAAGTGAGACTTTTGGTTGCTTAAACGGACGGTCAGATTTTGATGTTGGTTTCCTCTTAGGTGCTGAAGCCGACACCTTAGGAACcacctcgccggattccctcttcttgacggcttgggatttgatcaaagctctcctttttgcgtcatccatctctgcaaataatgacggatgaaattaaaactacGTAAGGTCAGTTAGATGACAAAGTAAAGTTGACGGGCTTACGTTTATGAACTCGTTCGTCGTATCTAATTGcttcttgggtgggctcaggaccgtcacagtaccaatgtatggtccttgggttcaccaacttagcccaagtcctttcctccggcgcagttttcctgcaaatcttttcaaggaaactaaactcctcaaggctgacttgtgggcgccgtctacctg of the Quercus robur chromosome 10, dhQueRobu3.1, whole genome shotgun sequence genome contains:
- the LOC126703949 gene encoding uncharacterized protein LOC126703949, giving the protein MDDAKRRALIKSQAVKKRESGEVVPKVSASAPKRKPTSKSDRPFKQPKVSLEPVVGLMAEGVKTVTPAKKGTGKGLMTAPEGKQERPPSLLRDDSKYALEKLSSIITAEDYEDLGNHSTEAMGETGLFSVAQSLVMMKGLLDRCLNRESTLDRVSAKA